The Fervidicoccaceae archaeon genome contains a region encoding:
- a CDS encoding YkgJ family cysteine cluster protein, with protein sequence MRRRGGRIRVGAGARGIGFECRRCALCCSTGPNVSLTIFDVIRLAERVGVGPRDFLLIYSKVVVADFLPFAVLAGDHRGRCVFLELEGGRYRCKVYECRPMRCRLYPALPLSPGLSTLELDEKCPGWFEDERGVIVDAELYETYSREVREHYARLYRLIFEEGLEPFDALVKASLDAARCTESGRRAPRGKRE encoded by the coding sequence TTGAGAAGACGAGGCGGCAGGATACGCGTCGGGGCTGGAGCGAGGGGAATAGGCTTCGAGTGCAGACGCTGCGCTCTATGCTGTAGCACGGGCCCGAACGTCTCTCTCACGATATTCGACGTGATTAGGCTCGCCGAGAGAGTCGGCGTCGGACCAAGGGACTTCCTGCTGATCTACTCCAAGGTCGTGGTCGCGGATTTCCTGCCCTTCGCGGTCCTCGCCGGAGATCACCGGGGAAGGTGCGTGTTCTTGGAGCTCGAAGGCGGACGCTACCGCTGCAAAGTCTACGAGTGCAGGCCGATGAGGTGCAGACTCTACCCGGCACTCCCCCTATCGCCGGGGCTCTCGACGTTGGAGCTCGATGAGAAGTGCCCCGGTTGGTTCGAGGACGAGAGAGGAGTGATCGTCGACGCCGAGCTCTACGAGACCTACTCGAGAGAGGTGAGAGAACACTACGCGAGACTCTATAGATTGATCTTCGAGGAAGGGTTAGAGCCCTTCGATGCTCTGGTGAAAGCCTCTCTCGACGCGGCACGATGTACCGAGAGCGGTCGGCGCGCCCCGAGGGGAAAAAGAGAATAA
- a CDS encoding MGMT family protein yields MLIWTSRGVKRASTEDLEEALRALLQLIPLGRVTTYGDLAAALGLSPRAVGKMLARNREPIIVPCHRVIKANGSLGSYSFGGREKMKRRLLELEGVEFDERGRVPRAYFVRLELLLGSHRSTRGRRA; encoded by the coding sequence TTGCTGATCTGGACTTCGAGAGGAGTCAAGAGAGCTTCGACAGAGGACTTGGAGGAGGCGCTGCGAGCTCTGCTCCAGCTGATACCTCTGGGTCGCGTTACCACGTACGGCGACCTAGCGGCTGCGCTGGGCCTCAGCCCGCGAGCCGTGGGAAAAATGTTGGCGCGAAACAGAGAGCCCATCATCGTGCCGTGCCACCGAGTCATCAAAGCAAACGGCAGCCTCGGCAGTTACAGCTTCGGGGGGCGCGAGAAGATGAAGCGTAGATTGCTAGAGCTCGAGGGCGTAGAATTCGACGAGAGGGGGCGCGTCCCTCGAGCTTACTTCGTCAGGCTCGAACTCCTCCTAGGCTCTCATCGATCGACGAGAGGGCGCCGCGCTTGA